The sequence GCACATAGCACTACCGTACGGGTGGAAAATTTCAAGGGTGTACATTTTCGTGCAATTAAATATCTGTCTTATTTGGAAAATTTCgcgggtagtaaatttcgtggagttagggtgtgGCACTATCTCGCATGCGTATACGAAGCCTTCCtttttcgtgttctgcagccacccacgaaaaacgcgaaattaaaaacacctcgaaattttctacccgtatGGTatttatgcataattatatccagaGTAtgtaagaagagaagagtgtcaaACTACCAATACCTTtacacaaaaactgtgcacaaagtaacataaCTCGCACGTGATGAAGTATTGTAAACTTACTGgtaatctcctagtaaatgttagccgtgacgtttttaggggtgtggtaattTAACATTGACATCTTATTCCAGCTAGTTGTTCGCGTTCatagctgctcactgcacactgataggagacgatctcttcaaaatagagacaatagtcaggttgatcctcttcacttgcactctttactcactgTTTAAGAAATTCTGTGTGTTGCATAATTTATGTGCAAGCTTGcgcaaacgtcatcaattgcgagttgctcacgtgcacaattgacagaatatcatgttactttgtgtacagtttttgtgtagaggCATCgatagttcgacactcttctcttcttatgcactcttgaaTATATTTATTAGCCATTGCATTCTTTTTACGTTGTGTATGTATTACTGTCCAAcctctctctctgtgtgtgcaggtaCTCTCTGCTGATAGTAGACAGTGCTACTGCCCTGTACCGCACCGACTACTCTGGTAGGGGGGAGCTGAGTGCCCGACAGATGCACCTGGCTAGATTTCTCAGAACACTGCTCAGACTGGCTGATGAGGTGAGCTCTAGAGTGCAGCACGGGATgctttgtgtgcatgtacatcgAAAGTAATGGTTTGCTGTATCCAGAGTGCAAGTGTGTGTCCAGAGTAGCAAAGGGATATTTATATCCAGTTTGGATAATGTGCATGGCCATCTTGTAGCATTTATTTCTAATTCTTGCAGAGcccgtacatgtagtagtttTTATGTACATTTTatttacatgtagcttgtTTTTTTCCTGTTTAATAGGCAACAGCTACTAGGGGAATTCATTGGGCAATAACTTCACTGGGAAAGCAGTCCAATATATGCTCTGCTGTTGCCTCTTAGCTACTACCGAATACATACACCCTTAATTGTGTTAGTCACATAGGAAAGCACAatactgtgcatgtacgtacatgcagctctcttcctgCTATTGTACACTGTGTGCTATCAGGATATTATATAAACACAACAGGTGAATCTTATCACTCCTGAATGCTTACACGTATAGCTTGCATTGTTGGGTAGGAATTTACTGTTTTCTGTAACTCAGAAATTTCTCGTGGTTGTGTCACCGTATACTATTCTTTCCTTGTAGTTTGGAGTGGCGGTGTTAATTACTAATCAGGTGGTTGCTCAAGTGGACGGGGCATCCATGTTTGCTACTGATCCTAAGAAACCGATTGGTGGAAATATTATCGCACATGCTTCGACAACAAGGTAAACTTTAAATCTAGTTCCTGTATTATATCGTGAGCCGAAATAGCTCAGTTGGGAGAGCGTTAGACTGAAGATCTAAAGGTCCCTGGTTCGATCCCGGGTTTCGGCATTTCTTTTACTTTTGCTTTCTAATTGTCAGTACGAATATTCCATCCGAAGGTTCAGCCCAGGTATTTCTTTTACTTTCCAATTTTTGGTACAAATTAATATTCCTTTGTGACCTGCactatgtattgtgtgtaagCCGAAATAGCTCAGTTGGGAGAGCGTTAGACTGAAGATCTAAAGGTCCCTGGTTCGATCCCGGGTTTCGGCATTTTTTGTTCTTTCTTGGTACATACCGATAACTGGTGGGAatgtgtattataattatttggcgaaTGAGCCAGGCGTGTCTACTACAGCAATGACTTTGTGTCCACCGGAACATTTTATTGTGATCTTCCAAATCCGGTATATGAATATTCCTTTGTGACCTGCACTGTGTTACTGTGTGTAAGCCGCAATAGCTCAGTTGGGAGAGCGCCCCTGGTTCGGTTTCGGCATTTCTTTTACTCTCCAATTCTCAGTACGAATATTAAAAGGTGTATGGTTCGATCCCGGGTTTTGGCATATTTTTGCATCGAGTAGCTCCTTGATCAACCTGGCCTCTCAAATAACTATATCTACAGAACACTGTAAATATATTGTTCCCTCTAATCTTCTGATGCGTACAAGCAGTGTTTTTTTATCTCTTTTCCATAGACTATACCTGAGAAAAGGACGTGGAGAAACCAGAATATGCAAGATCTATGACTCTCCTTGCTTACCTGAATCAGAAGCTATGTTTGCTATCAATGCTGATGGGATAGGAGATTCAAAAGACTAACCATTATGAGCAGACAATGTCATCTTCGATTTTATTTATATGCAAATGTATGCACTCACTCACACTTTGTTCACTGCTGTCACTTCAAAATTCAACACAATAAATATTGAGAAGATACAAAATGTAATTTATAATTGAAATTAGCATAATAAAATcatgttgttcagtcttctaGCTTGCATGAAGTTGTGACCATGGACTTGTGCTTGGCAGCTTTAGCTAGCCTCAGGACATTGGAAACAATGATGTCATAGAAACCACCCCCAACAACTCCTCCAAACAGTGGCCCCACAATGTATACCCAGAATCCTTGCCTTGGACCTGGTATGGCTATCCTACCCCATCCAGCAATCGCAGCAAAAATCCTCGGGCCAAAATCTCGTGCTGGGTTCATTCCCACTTGTGTCAAAGAGCCGTACAAACTGATTAGAATTGCCACAGTAACTCCGATGAGTACAGGCACAGCCACTTTGTCGCTTCCACTCCCTACAGCTGTGTTGTTTTTGTCTGTGAAACAGAAGATAATAAACACTAGGATGCAGGCTGTCCATGCCTCAACAATCAGAGCCTGTACAATCGATACAACAGCTAGATTTTTTTCTTGGGTGTGATCGAAGAGATCAGGATTGGGGAAGTATTCACCAAACACCATTGCAGTGATGACACTAGCATTGGTTCCTCTAATTATGTCGTGCTCCGTTTCATACTGTTCAATTGCATGCTGGTATAATCCATAGACGACTCCTCCAGCGCAAAAACTGCCGAGTATCTGAGCCAAAATGTATGGGATGACTTTCTTCCACGAGAAGATTTTCCAACGAACGATTGAGAATGCCAAAGTAACGGCTGGATTCAAGTGAGCATCAGAGAAGTGCGATGTACAGTAAATGCTCAAGGTGACACCAACGCCAACCACTATTGCAACCTGCCACAATCCACTCTGAGCTCCAGTCACAACTGCTGACGCTACAATACTACAACTTACGAGAGTCAATAGAAACGTTCCAATCAGCTCTCCAATAAGATCAGCTAGCGTGAGAGCAAGCGCTTTCTTAACAAAGCGAGCCCATTCTCTCTTGCGACCAACTTTTTGTTCAGTGTGTACTGTCGGGGTTCCAGGTTGTTTTTCCTTTCCCATCAACGGTTCATCACTCTCATCACTATCATTGTACTCGACTACAAATGTTTTCTTTTTAGATACTCCATCATCTCTCATAAAGTGTACATCCATTTCCAATCGACTCGCCTTCTGATCACTCGTTCTTCTTGTCAACCTCTTTGTAGGCTGCGGACACGAAAGGGTTCCCAATTGTTCATTATATTTACAGTCCACTAGCTCAACACTTTCCACATCTCCATACTTGCACTTTGCAGCAGACATTTTAGCACACTCACTAGATCAGACACGTACACCAGATGATGATGTGTGGACAAGGTGGTAATGGTTAGACAACCACAAGTATGCTGTATTAATGGAGTCGCAATGCATAATGCataagtgggtggggctcatgaGGCCCAATaaaaagtgggcgtggctggtaGACTAGTTAGCATGTACTTGTGTAGAAGACGACCATCAGGTTCAAAAAATAAAATCTTCCTTTATCATATCCCTGGTCCAACTGTCTTGAAGAGTGAAGCGGTCGATGAAAAACACTGATTGCTAGGTCTATGGATGAAGAACCGTTATATCTTTCCACCCATCAAGAAGAACTGCACAGTCAAGTTCTAAATGGAGCCCATGAAGTCCATCCAGCTGATTCTCGCCCTCATGCAGACAGTCAAGTACCAGTGATCACTATAGAAGATAGAGAAACTCACAACTCTTCAACAGAAAGTCTGCTTACTTATGAAAACATTCCTACAAATGGAGTTCATCCACCCTCTTCACAATCCAACGGACCTTCTAATGGTGGTAGCTCAATATTAATAGAGGCAGCTGCTCCAAGGCCAAGGGTTCAGTCGACTCTGGATGTATTTCGCCCACCCCCTGTCCTACCGAACCTTGCCCTCCAGGCTCTTCAGCGACTGAACGAAGAGAAGGGGGCGGCGTCTAATAATCTGGAGGAAGACGAGTTCAAACCAACCAAGAAGCGGCGTCTCGAAGAGGCAGCAACTGAGGATGAGGTATGGCTGTAGAATAAGTTATAACTGTACTTAGTGACTGTTGGTGAAGGCTCGCCCCAATAACTGTACAAATCGGGACCatgaagagtataattataggagggGGTTCAACTGAAGATTCAATGTATGTTAATTTCAAGTACAAGTTCATTATAAGTTTGATGATTCTCCGTTACAGGGACAACAATGTTCCATTTGCTTCGAGCTATGGTCAAATTCTGGCGGCCATCGAATCTCCTCCTTGAAGTGTGGGCACCTGTTTGGTCAAAAGTAAGTTCTATGTACTGTCTATAcagagtgtacatgcatgtatattgtagCCTGCAATAATTGTGAGGATTTTTTCCCACCCTCCAGTTGCATAGAGAAATGGCTGCTGAATTGCCCCAAGTGCCCTCAGTGCAATGCCAAGTCTAAGCGTAGTGACATCAGGGTCATATACGCAAAGGCCATCTCAGCTGTGGACACGACTGAGCGAGACAGGGCCCTGCTGGACTTGGAAAACGAGAAAAACGCTCGAATATCGACACAAAAGGCGGAGGCTCAAGCTATTCTTCAGTACCAGCTAGTACGGGCAGAGTGTGATCGTTTAAAGCTGGAGATTAAGTCGCTGAAGGAACAGTTGGAGAATTTCTCAAGTGCTGCGAAGTGTGAGACGAGTGGAGGGAGTAAAGACGTTGAGATTGTGGGCATATCACATGACAAACAGGGACAATATGAACTCTACAAAAGCATCAGCATTTCACAGGTAAAGGGTGGGGtgatggtacatgtacgtacatgtagcaggaaatggtacatgtacatgtacatgtacacactcatGCAATTGAgaatccataataattatacatgcgcAATGAGTGAGAATTAGAGAATGTTATGTTGTGCTATTGCATGTAGGCAAATTtgagtgcatacatgtacgcacTTGCGTGTgcatctgtacatgtacatgtatgagtcGGGATTGACATAATTACAACGTAGCTACTACAATTTCCCAGTACCAGGGCTGTTTCAACACCCATATTTTTCCTCCATTTTACTGTACCCGCTAActcacccactccacactgtACAGAGTGGCAACTGTCGAGTACTAGGTTACGACCCTCACCGGCAAATGTTAGTGGCTACCAAACCCTCCAACAACGTCCTCTTCCCCGGATACGGACTCATGAAGGTTGGTCAGTCTCAGATTAATGTCGTTGGCTTTAGAAATACAGTGCTGTAATACGGCAAAGGATCGTATGTACCTGATGtcattgcatgtatatacatgtataaactcACACTACTGTCTGACTTAATTATACCACTCTCTGAATATCCTTGAATGTTATGGACTGAtttattaatgtacatgtaggtataatTTTACAGTAGAGGTCATTTTTTGTTCAGTTTGAGTAGTGCACTGATTAGATACACACCAGCAGAAcaaaaactttaatttggcctctactgtacatgtaatatgcATGTAGTGTCAGTTATACAGTCTGTCGATTATTCTTCCTTACAGATGAGTACAGTTGACCTGCAGCATTCCTCGTACGTTCCCATTCACTCTTCCACTGGGGCCATTCGTGACGTGGCGTTCAGTCCGAGGGGGGACGGGATGGTCCTCACTGCCTCCGCTGACAAGACTGCCAAACTGACCAGCATGCAGTCCAACAGTGTCGTACAGAGGTGAGCTGCTCAGGTAGATTGTATTTATGGACTGAGAGCGCATTTTGCCTGCTTCATTTACAGTATGGGATATTGATATGCAACACAAATTAGTCCCGTTCTCTTTCTCTGTATGTTCTACGTTTAACACTGTGTTTAACACTGTTTGCCAGTGTTAAGTTTTGTACACAATATTATTAGTGTGTTAGAATACAATGTACCATATGAAGATTGtgatagttattgactggttgccaagtaattatggcttataactGGTTTATGAATAAATGGAGACAGTCAAGCTTGTTCTAACTGTCTCAgattaattatgcataattattgttgtttgtACACTGACTCGGTACATGTGTGTCTCCAGTTTCCAAACTTCACATCCGGTGTGGGCATGTGCGTGGGACCAAGATCACACCCACCTCCTCTATTGTGGCCTGCAGAATGGCGTGGTAAAGGTGTTCGACACTCGTAACACAACAAGTCATGTGACAGAGCTCAAGAAACCGACTGGTGGAGCTTGTCCCCCCATCACCTCTCTGGCTTATGTGCCTCTGTGTAGAGCTGGCAGTTTAAGGTGAGGGAGTTGTTTGCAGTGCCTGTACTGTATTGTAGCTTCTATTGAGTGTGTCTGATCAGACAAGTAATACCAATTGCAATCCACTAGCACTATACAGGCACGTATACAGTATACTTACGTGCCTGTATTTTATTACCTAGTGATTCATTAGCCTTGGTGATGGGTCTAATGGCAGTAATCACTGTAATGAGTAATCGCGTGGGCACCAAAttgatgtgtgtgtaccatctctctctctctctctctctctctctctctctctctctctctctctctctctctctctctctctctctctctctctctctctctctctctctctctctcgtacTGTGCACAGCTCCAGTGGTCTACTCATGGGCACTCTGGGTGGCAGTGCATTCTGGGAGAAGACCTCTCAAGATAACAACTTCACGCACCACCCTCTCTCGTCACTACCTGAAGGTGGGAGTCTATATTCACCTGTTCTTGTTTTTGCGATTTCAACAAAAGCAAGGCTAAATAACCAAAATTCTGTCATTTGGCTATCTTTGAGAGTTTGTAATTagttcagattgtccaatttcgaAACTAATCTGTGCATTCTGGTAATTATGTTGTACTGCTGTTCTGTTGATTTTTTGTTCAGGAGCTTGTACCTGTATGTCCTTTGACCCCATCACTCGTCACTGCCTCTCCTCATTCAGACCCGGCCGTGGAACACCCTACACCCGCCATATTGTAAGTTGAGCATGTGTAATGCAAATGGCCTGTAGCATGCCATAGTAGTtgtgcagaggaggtacgacgcgcgtgcctcgatttaacaattagcctctgcaataacgttgagcgtgggtgtaattatgcctcgattaTCTGCTCACGCTCaccgttattgcagaggctaattgctaaatcgaggcacgccgtgtcgtacctcctttgGTAGTTGTGTGTGCCCTCACTGTCTTGTTGGTTTTAAGTGGTAAATGTGTGGATAGCTAAAATTGATTACACATATTGAGTGAGTTTGCTTTCTATAGCCCTTAGAGATCATGTTTGTTTCCTAGATTTTGATGATTTTATCTTATCCTACCGTCCTCACCCCCCTCCCAGTTGTTTCAGCTGACGAAAGACTGTGTCGAGAACAAGGTGTCCTGTAAGGCAGCTAACGAGTTCAAGGGAGGCTACACTCACAAGCTGCTCTCACGCTCCAGACTCTTTGAGAGGCCCTCCCACGATGGACGACTACTGGCAGCCTTCGGAAATGAGGCCGCTAAATCAGTGAGCAAACGGAGATGTTTAGTAGGCCATTCTGGGTTATGATTTAGTTCATCAGCATCTGATCAGTACCAGTAGTTAGGGGAACTTCGTTAAATTTGTctctatactacatgtacaccactATCATAGCTGCCATGCAATTTCGTTAATAAACAGATCGGTGTTTACTCatatttacatgtactcatGATTTACATTCTCTCTTAGGCTCAAATCTGGGATGTTAGCTCCAGTCGCAAATTGCAGCAGCTCTCACTTATGAAAGACCCTGCAATAGACATTCTACCATTCAAtgaacacaactttcttagcGTGCTCACTGAGTCGAAACTATTTGTGTATAAATGGACTTGGAAATCATAAACTCTATCACCTTTTATTGTTTGTTGTTGCTAGTTTACTGTAGGTAAAAATATTAATGTCTATATTCACTTGAACATAATGATTGGGTAAAGATCGAGagagtacacacatgcatgcgctATGCATGATGGTGGTGGTGTACAGAGGAACGTTGGTGCACTGTGTCCAGTCTGAGAGAATTGAGGTGCTGAGAGACCATCTCATTGGGTTCAATGAACAGCAGAATGGAGAGGTAACCTAACATCCTTGCTAAGTAGACATTCTCTTGCTGGTAGTCAGCTTTGGCAATTGGGAGGCGCTGTAGTCGGTCTCAAACATAGATGTTTTAATAATTGCTCaatagaaataattatatctaacaCTGTGGATGGATTGTTCTCCTTTAACAGATTGTTTTTGTGGAGCCAGCGTGCAAGGCTGATGAGTTAGCTCAGGAGCACGGCTTCAGCTCCGACTCAGTTACAGTGCTGACAGAAAGGTTGGCTCGATGGCCCCTGTACTGTATACGTGTATGCATATACTAAAATGGACTTAATACTTAGGGTACTGTTTACTTAGGGTACTGTATGTGATACATAGTCGTGAAGTTTGTTATCAGTAACGTGTTTTGCAGTCAGTTCCTACTTCCGGGCTTAGTGGATTCTCACACTCATCCTGACCATTACTTAATTGCTGGTACTGGCTATGACAAGCAGCTCCTGGAATGGGTCAACGATTACATTGTACCCCTTGAAGCAAAGTTCAAAGATGTGCAGCTTGCAAAAGATGTCTATCGCAAAGCAGTGGTGAGATAATTTACAAGTGGTGTATAATATATGTTTGGACTGAGTATCTACGGAGCCATATTGAGAAAAAAACGAGTAATAAGAATGAATCTTGAAACGTGAGGTGtcaatttgtcatttttgCAGCGTCGTTCATTGCTTCATGGGACCACTACTGCCAGTTATTTTGCTACCATTCATCTTGAGTCGACAAAGGAACTTTGCAGGATTGTGGGTATAAGCTAAATACAATTTCTAAACTGCATGTACTGCTTACTGTAATTTGCAGACTGTTTTGGACAACGTGCATTAATTGGCAAGATAAACATCGATGTACTGTCACCAGACTACACAGAAGAGATTCAGGCATCCATTGATGACACAAGAAAGTGagttcaaaataattatttttcctGTGATAACTTTATGTCTTTTTACAGGTTTATCAAATTTGTACAGGAGATGCAAGTAAGAAATTTACTCGCTGCATTATAAAACTTTTTAATGTCCCCATCTACCTGCATGTTTAATTGTCTTATCCCACACACATTGCCAGCCCCCTTATCCTAACCCTCtcgcccccccacacacacacattaccaGCCCCCTTATTCTAACCCTCTCACCCGccgccccccccacacacacattgccaccccccccacacactcccaGAACCCTTATCCTAACCCTCTCGCccgccccccacacacactgccaGAACCCTTATCCTAACCCTCtcgcccccccccacacacacactgccatCCCCATTATCCTAACCTATCGCCtgccaccccccacacactgcCAGCCCCCTTATCCTAACCCTCtcgccccccccacacacactgccaGAACCCTTATCCTAACCCTCtcgcccccccccacacacacactaccagaACCCCCTCATCCAAGCCGTACTACTTCCAGCTGCTCTTTTTGCGTGCTCTCCCAAACTACTGAAGATGCTATCTCAAATTGCAAAGGAGCACAGTCTACACATACATAGTCACATCTGCGAACAAAAGGCTTCAATACAGCAGTCCCTTGAACTTCATCCTGAATATAATGCTTGTTCCACTGCCTTTAATTCATATGGCCTCTTAACAGCTAAggtcaataatattattatgtgcatcGTAGCTCTTATGTGTTTAGTTAGAAATCCATATTATGACAAACATATTATTTGATCAAATTTTACCTCTGATATTTTTCTCCGTTGCAGACGTACATGGCTCACTGTGTATATCTGGAGGAGTCCGACATGCAGCTCTTCAAACAGAAGGGGGTGGGCGTGGTACACTGTCCCAACTCAAACCTCTGGTGAGCACTAAATTAATGAAGATGTAGTTTTTACGTACATGCATAGATTCGTTGTTTATATTTTGGTGCAGTCTTCGCAGTGGTCTGCTGGATGCAAGGAAGATGCTTGACATGGGTCTGAAGATTGGGCTGGGAACAGGTAAACACGCTTGCACTGGTTCTCACAATTAATTACCTATGCATAATGCATCCCCCCTCACATGTCTGAGGGTACTTCTCGTCTATGCATTCCCGCCCATAATTGTATCTGGGGAGTCTTCCTTGTCTCTACATAATGCattccccctcccacacagaTGTGTCTGGAGGGTACTCCTTGTCCGTTCTAGATGCCCTGAGGAAGTCCATAGATGTCTCCAAGGCACTCTCCTTCAGCAAACAGGACGACTATCGACCAATCACACATCACGAGGCCCTCTACATGGCAACACTGGGAGGGGCTAAAGGTGATAATTACAATTTTATAGCCATCAATTAGAATACTATAAATATACGGTCAAGGGGTCAAGGGCGTTAATTAGAATATATCATCTGCTGAAATGGTTCACGTACATTTATGTACGTTGCTCAATTGTTTACCACTGAAGAATAAAGCATTACTTAAAAGTGTTGACTCGTAAACATACTAGtcaattttctttttaataattcagaaaatgggcgtgtcccatAAATGCGCATGCAGGAAATAGGCCTGCTTAATATCTCCAATGTCATTGTATCTAAACACTCCAGTTGTCATTGATGCCAATGAGATAAAAGTAGTGACCCCTTCGTTACCCCAGCTACAGCAGATGACGTATTCAACTAGTGCACAAAGAACTGATTAAGTACACAGCAAATCAGTTCGTAATTTCTCTATTTGGAGTTGATTTGGAGAGCGTAATGAGGAGGGTTGGGGATCATATTCAGGTGGTATGGGACGACTCTTAATCTTAGTGTGAAGAAACTCTTCTGGAATTTAGTTCTAAAACaggaatgcatgcatgggatcaATTCTTCGTGGTCTGGGTTGGTTCCATTCTtgagtatatacatacacGTTAGGAACTCGGGTGATTTACACCTGATTTGCTGAACTCAACTCCACTAAAGCATGCATGACAGGGTTCCTACATGCTTACAACTTAGGACACCCACATTCATACCATGACAAATCAAGTGAAATTAGCACCTTATAACATTTCTAGTAAACAGAGTAGTGGAATCTGAGGATCCAACTTCAGTTCTCTGAACATGACCACAATCAAATAGGTAACTTGTTTATTGACTAAAATCCCCGGCTGGTAGTTCATCATTTACTGTTTTACAAAAAAGTAGGTCACCAACTGAGCATTCATGAAAGAAGGGACATCATCAATTTTATGTCCTTCCACAAATGGTCAGTTTTCATGCACCATTGCATTGTGGCTTGTACTGGCATCAGATATTGGTAAGTCAGGATTTATAAGGTTGTCAACCCAACAAATGTATGACTCGATCCTGCATGTACAAAGCATGCAAGGCTATTAATCAATCCATTGCGAGTAGCTATTATATTAGTAGCATATTAATACTGGTACAATGATTACGGCTAGATGGATATCGGGATACATGCATTCTTACCTTAGGACACCAGGTCTCATTTTTGCCTCTGACTGAAGCATCTCTATATACACAAGAGCCAACGCTTTAATTTTGGAACTTTAAGCAAGCCAGGGTCTCTACCATTGAGAGATGCCCCTGGAATGTAATTTTCTAGCAGAGGTAGAGATACCATGCACAAGATagattataccgtatagcgagtaattttcattggtgcaaattttcttGTAAACTAGATCTACCCATTTAAAAAtgtgtacagctcaggatagtgacattGAATCTATTGTGTATTTTCATACCCGGGCTATATGGTATTGCACTTGACCGTATATTTCAGTATTCTAATTGATGCTAAACTCGCAAGCAACAGTCGACTAGTTAAACTCCatgtagagactcgtgttgcacagtcagcatatcagataaGAGGCTGTGGTTTTCGTGATGTCAGTCTACTGCACGTGATACTTAGATTTAGCCTTAGTTTTCTAGTGCTACGTCACTATCAatgatcttgtggtaaccACACGCATTCAGTCTAGCTACTTTAGTTGCTGCAAGCTAGTAATTATCGTGACAAATGTTCCACAAATCACTACACGGTGTTtaccagtctactgtttgcCATGCAACAGTGTGAGTCTACATTATTGCATGATTATGAAATTCCCCTATTATTGTCGGAATTATACGAATGAGGGTTTATAATTCTTTTTTCATGCAGTGCTGTCTTTGGATAACAAAATTGGAAACTTTGTGGTTTGTTATACAATGATAGCCCAGTTCCATTGACATTGTGTACGCAAAGGTATCTTAAATCtgacagtggaacctctgttaacaaccacctccgaataaaggccagctgctatataatGGCCAGGTAtctaggtcccaaatgaacagtttgtgtacaaaacaatctctcaacaaaggccacctctgtataaaggccaaaacattgttccccaaagatgtccgttatagagaggttccactgtatttggCGCTGGAATTAGGGTACAACCATGCAGCTTCTTGCATATAGCCGCAAAAAATCACTGAACACTTACCTGCATTTTTGTGTATACATACCAGGTTGGCAAAGAATTTGATGCACTGCTGATCGATGTCAGTCCCCCTGAGGCAACGTTTGATACATTCCAGTGGGACTCTTTTGATGTGAGTACACAATTTTGTTGTGCCGGAAAGTAATTATTTACCGTGTGTTAATTTGCTTCCATTCAGGATATTGTAATGAAGTTTCTCTATTTAGGTAAGAAACGGTTAGTCAGTGTACACAATCATTTTTATGGCTTTTTTTTCCAGGCGACGATCGAAATATTCTCAAAAGGTTTGTGGCTGGTAAAGAGTTGTTAACTGACTAGCAAGGGCAGTGACTCAAACATACTAGATTTAACACAAATTTATTATTTAGTTTGGCTGATGTTCTGGCCTATTTTGTATACCTGATGTGcgtacatacgtacgtacaacGAAACACAATAACGTCTCGGAGTTTACATGCATAAAATAATAACCAGCTGTGCTCAAATAAGTCCTGGGCCCgggaaaaaattaatgctctCAATCCCCTTTtttactacatgcatgcatccatgcttgtatacagtagactctcgctattctggctctcTAAAGTACGGCCACGTACCTCTCTGCCTCGACAGA is a genomic window of Halichondria panicea chromosome 15, odHalPani1.1, whole genome shotgun sequence containing:
- the LOC135348876 gene encoding glycerol uptake facilitator protein-like: MSAAKCKYGDVESVELVDCKYNEQLGTLSCPQPTKRLTRRTSDQKASRLEMDVHFMRDDGVSKKKTFVVEYNDSDESDEPLMGKEKQPGTPTVHTEQKVGRKREWARFVKKALALTLADLIGELIGTFLLTLVSCSIVASAVVTGAQSGLWQVAIVVGVGVTLSIYCTSHFSDAHLNPAVTLAFSIVRWKIFSWKKVIPYILAQILGSFCAGGVVYGLYQHAIEQYETEHDIIRGTNASVITAMVFGEYFPNPDLFDHTQEKNLAVVSIVQALIVEAWTACILVFIIFCFTDKNNTAVGSGSDKVAVPVLIGVTVAILISLYGSLTQVGMNPARDFGPRIFAAIAGWGRIAIPGPRQGFWVYIVGPLFGGVVGGGFYDIIVSNVLRLAKAAKHKSMVTTSCKLED
- the LOC135348806 gene encoding E3 ubiquitin-protein ligase rfwd3.S-like codes for the protein MDEEPLYLSTHQEELHSQVLNGAHEVHPADSRPHADSQVPVITIEDRETHNSSTESLLTYENIPTNGVHPPSSQSNGPSNGGSSILIEAAAPRPRVQSTLDVFRPPPVLPNLALQALQRLNEEKGAASNNLEEDEFKPTKKRRLEEAATEDEGQQCSICFELWSNSGGHRISSLKCGHLFGQNCIEKWLLNCPKCPQCNAKSKRSDIRVIYAKAISAVDTTERDRALLDLENEKNARISTQKAEAQAILQYQLVRAECDRLKLEIKSLKEQLENFSSAAKCETSGGSKDVEIVGISHDKQGQYELYKSISISQSGNCRVLGYDPHRQMLVATKPSNNVLFPGYGLMKMSTVDLQHSSYVPIHSSTGAIRDVAFSPRGDGMVLTASADKTAKLTSMQSNSVVQSFQTSHPVWACAWDQDHTHLLYCGLQNGVVKVFDTRNTTSHVTELKKPTGGACPPITSLAYVPLCRAGSLSSSGLLMGTLGGSAFWEKTSQDNNFTHHPLSSLPEGACTCMSFDPITRHCLSSFRPGRGTPYTRHILFQLTKDCVENKVSCKAANEFKGGYTHKLLSRSRLFERPSHDGRLLAAFGNEAAKSAQIWDVSSSRKLQQLSLMKDPAIDILPFNEHNFLSVLTESKLFVYKWTWKS
- the LOC135348865 gene encoding guanine deaminase-like isoform X2, which codes for MHALCMMVVVYRGTLVHCVQSERIEVLRDHLIGFNEQQNGEIVFVEPACKADELAQEHGFSSDSVTVLTESQFLLPGLVDSHTHPDHYLIAGTGYDKQLLEWVNDYIVPLEAKFKDVQLAKDVYRKAVRRSLLHGTTTASYFATIHLESTKELCRIVDCFGQRALIGKINIDVLSPDYTEEIQASIDDTRKFIKFVQEMQNPLIQAVLLPAALFACSPKLLKMLSQIAKEHSLHIHSHICEQKASIQQSLELHPEYNACSTAFNSYGLLTAKTYMAHCVYLEESDMQLFKQKGVGVVHCPNSNLCLRSGLLDARKMLDMGLKIGLGTDVSGGYSLSVLDALRKSIDVSKALSFSKQDDYRPITHHEALYMATLGGAKATADDVFN
- the LOC135348865 gene encoding guanine deaminase-like isoform X1; translation: MHALCMMVVVYRGTLVHCVQSERIEVLRDHLIGFNEQQNGEIVFVEPACKADELAQEHGFSSDSVTVLTESQFLLPGLVDSHTHPDHYLIAGTGYDKQLLEWVNDYIVPLEAKFKDVQLAKDVYRKAVRRSLLHGTTTASYFATIHLESTKELCRIVDCFGQRALIGKINIDVLSPDYTEEIQASIDDTRKFIKFVQEMQNPLIQAVLLPAALFACSPKLLKMLSQIAKEHSLHIHSHICEQKASIQQSLELHPEYNACSTAFNSYGLLTAKTYMAHCVYLEESDMQLFKQKGVGVVHCPNSNLCLRSGLLDARKMLDMGLKIGLGTDVSGGYSLSVLDALRKSIDVSKALSFSKQDDYRPITHHEALYMATLGGAKVLSLDNKIGNFVVGKEFDALLIDVSPPEATFDTFQWDSFDDIVMKFLYLGDDRNILKRFVAGKELLTD